One genomic window of Streptomyces sp. NBC_01498 includes the following:
- a CDS encoding glycosyltransferase — protein MTTDARTRPPSPSTPRELILLANATDVLGGVTAWTHQMARLFGAHGHRVQVVGIHEAELKLTLPEPPAYPVTALYPAHPPTPWRPRTPRDFLDLAARRRERARVADKRRAVARLSDIFRAAGPGALVIVTQVWPMEWVLEADTTGLRLIGMSHESYEYSRRCHRHRWIKNSYPRVDRWLTLTQEDADAWIAEGFDNVGALPNALGSLPELPSPRTAKTVASIGRLDDQKGIDLLLETWSLVAGERPEWRLRIYGAGQDGPALKKQCTSLGLDGSVEWMGRTDDVPGALADSSVFVQSSRGEGFPLALMEAMASGVPCAAFDCAPGVREIVRDGEDGLLAPPGDTDALADRLLRLTGNPRLRDTLGDRARVNVQRWSQTEILRRWHDLFALLDL, from the coding sequence ATGACGACGGACGCACGGACCCGACCACCGTCCCCGAGCACACCCCGCGAGCTGATCCTCCTCGCCAACGCCACCGACGTCCTCGGCGGCGTCACCGCCTGGACCCATCAGATGGCGCGTCTCTTCGGCGCGCACGGCCACCGCGTCCAGGTCGTCGGCATCCACGAGGCCGAGCTGAAACTGACCCTCCCCGAGCCGCCCGCCTACCCGGTGACCGCGCTCTACCCCGCCCATCCGCCGACCCCCTGGCGCCCGCGCACGCCCCGGGACTTCCTCGATCTCGCCGCACGCCGCCGCGAACGGGCCAGGGTCGCCGACAAGCGGCGGGCCGTCGCCCGGCTCTCGGACATCTTCCGGGCGGCCGGTCCCGGCGCGCTGGTGATCGTCACCCAGGTCTGGCCGATGGAGTGGGTCCTGGAGGCCGACACCACCGGTCTGCGGCTGATCGGGATGAGCCACGAGTCGTACGAGTACAGCAGGCGCTGCCACCGCCACCGCTGGATCAAGAACAGCTATCCGCGCGTCGACCGCTGGCTCACCCTCACCCAGGAGGACGCCGACGCCTGGATCGCCGAGGGCTTCGACAACGTCGGCGCCCTCCCCAACGCGCTCGGCTCCCTGCCCGAACTCCCCTCCCCCCGCACCGCGAAGACCGTCGCCAGCATCGGCCGGCTCGACGACCAGAAGGGCATCGACCTGCTCCTGGAGACCTGGTCCCTGGTGGCCGGGGAGCGGCCCGAATGGCGGCTGCGGATCTACGGGGCGGGCCAGGACGGGCCCGCGCTGAAGAAGCAGTGCACGTCGCTCGGACTGGACGGCTCGGTGGAGTGGATGGGCCGCACCGACGACGTGCCGGGCGCGCTCGCGGACAGTTCGGTCTTCGTCCAGTCCTCACGCGGCGAAGGCTTCCCGCTGGCGCTGATGGAGGCCATGGCGAGCGGGGTGCCGTGCGCGGCGTTCGACTGCGCGCCCGGCGTACGCGAGATCGTCCGGGACGGCGAGGACGGGCTCCTCGCGCCGCCCGGCGACACCGACGCGCTCGCCGACCGGCTGCTGCGGCTGACCGGCAACCCCCGGCTGCGCGACACCCTCGGGGACCGCGCGCGCGTCAACGTGCAGCGCTGGTCGCAGACCGAGATCCTGCGCCGCTGGCACGACCTGTTCGCCCTGCTGGACCTCTAG
- a CDS encoding carbohydrate ABC transporter permease — protein MTTTDIPVGKAASTAPAARPKASLASRIAGRAGSGVVQVFLVLVALFWLMPTIGLLLSSLRGSSDIAASGWWQVFTKPAQLTTENYSELLSNDIIINSLWSTVMITVPSTVLVVVIGSLAGYAFAWMEFPGRDWWFMLVVGLLVVPVQVALIPVSELFGEIGIFETTFGVVLFHVAFGLPFAIFLLRNFFAEIPRELLEAARLDGAGEIRLFTRVVMPLGGPAIASLGIFQFLWVWNDMLVALIFADSESPPITVALQQQVRQFGNNIDVLAPGAFLSMIIPLAVFFMFQRQFVSGVMAGAVK, from the coding sequence ATGACCACGACTGACATCCCGGTCGGGAAGGCAGCCTCCACGGCACCCGCCGCCCGGCCGAAGGCGTCCCTGGCGTCCCGGATCGCCGGCCGGGCCGGCAGCGGCGTGGTCCAGGTCTTCCTCGTCCTGGTCGCCCTGTTCTGGCTGATGCCGACGATCGGTCTGCTGCTCTCCTCGCTGCGCGGCTCCTCGGACATCGCGGCGAGCGGCTGGTGGCAGGTCTTCACCAAGCCGGCGCAGCTGACCACCGAGAACTACTCGGAGCTGCTCTCCAACGACATCATCATCAACTCCCTCTGGTCCACGGTGATGATCACGGTCCCCTCGACCGTGCTGGTCGTGGTGATCGGCTCGCTCGCCGGCTACGCCTTCGCCTGGATGGAATTCCCCGGCCGCGACTGGTGGTTCATGCTGGTCGTGGGTCTGCTGGTGGTCCCGGTCCAGGTGGCGCTGATCCCGGTCTCCGAACTCTTCGGCGAGATCGGCATCTTCGAGACGACGTTCGGCGTGGTGCTGTTCCACGTCGCCTTCGGTCTGCCCTTCGCGATCTTCCTGCTGCGCAACTTCTTCGCGGAGATCCCGAGGGAGCTGCTGGAGGCCGCGCGGCTCGACGGCGCGGGCGAGATACGGCTGTTCACCCGGGTCGTGATGCCGCTCGGCGGTCCCGCGATCGCCTCGCTCGGCATCTTCCAGTTCCTCTGGGTCTGGAACGACATGCTGGTGGCCCTGATCTTCGCGGACTCCGAGTCCCCGCCGATCACGGTCGCCCTCCAGCAGCAGGTACGGCAGTTCGGCAACAACATCGACGTGCTGGCGCCCGGCGCCTTCCTGTCGATGATCATTCCGCTGGCCGTGTTCTTCATGTTCCAGCGGCAGTTCGTCTCCGGGGTCATGGCGGGGGCGGTCAAGTAG
- a CDS encoding helix-turn-helix domain-containing protein, translating into MVRYGGTAQMVRVRDATVRAAGAARTVEDFFEAVGRVTRPALRFSVWAGVTVDPDSLMNTGGMYRYAVPDALMPRMLDIEYREGDVNPLPELALRPVPLGLMSTATGGDLPRSPRYRDIAGPLGFRDELRVVLRDRYGAWGALVLGLADDAPAFGPAELALAAALAQPLGDTLRRLHLTRRAQEETSRTAPGLMLLDEEYRPVQLTPTVAGWFDDLPDTPVPGPLPPSGPIRPRGLPPAVYAVAAAVRAPGAPGTLTSWTLTRTRGRVRLNAWRIDGPGPARVAVVVEPVEPGEHISLIVAAYGLTARERDVTTLVLRGLPTAEIARRARLSTHTVQDHLKAVFDKTGVRSRRDLVAALFARHFAPGPVGPAPQGPHGLSTRVGGPSRSG; encoded by the coding sequence ATGGTGCGGTATGGGGGAACGGCACAGATGGTCAGGGTCCGGGACGCGACGGTCCGGGCGGCGGGAGCCGCGCGGACCGTCGAGGACTTCTTCGAAGCGGTCGGGCGCGTCACCCGTCCCGCACTGCGATTCAGTGTGTGGGCGGGAGTCACCGTCGACCCGGACAGCCTGATGAACACGGGCGGTATGTACCGGTACGCCGTGCCGGACGCGCTGATGCCGCGCATGCTCGACATCGAGTACCGCGAGGGTGACGTCAACCCGCTGCCCGAACTCGCCCTGCGGCCGGTGCCGTTGGGGCTGATGAGCACGGCGACCGGCGGTGACCTCCCGCGCAGTCCGCGCTACCGCGACATCGCCGGTCCGCTCGGTTTCCGGGACGAACTGCGGGTGGTCCTGCGGGACCGGTACGGCGCCTGGGGAGCACTGGTCCTCGGGCTCGCCGACGACGCGCCCGCCTTCGGTCCGGCCGAACTGGCCCTCGCCGCCGCGCTGGCGCAGCCGCTCGGGGACACCCTGCGGCGGCTCCACCTGACCCGGCGGGCGCAGGAGGAGACGTCCCGCACGGCACCCGGGCTGATGCTGCTGGACGAGGAGTACCGGCCGGTGCAGCTGACGCCGACGGTCGCGGGGTGGTTCGACGATCTGCCGGACACCCCGGTGCCGGGCCCGCTGCCGCCCTCGGGACCGATCCGCCCGCGCGGTCTGCCGCCCGCCGTCTACGCGGTGGCCGCCGCCGTACGCGCCCCGGGAGCGCCCGGCACACTCACCTCCTGGACCCTCACCCGCACCCGGGGCCGGGTGCGCCTCAACGCCTGGCGGATCGACGGGCCGGGACCCGCACGGGTCGCCGTCGTGGTCGAACCGGTCGAGCCCGGTGAGCACATCTCCCTGATCGTCGCCGCGTACGGGCTGACAGCCCGGGAACGGGACGTCACCACCCTGGTGCTGCGCGGCCTGCCGACGGCGGAGATCGCGCGCCGCGCACGGCTCTCCACGCACACCGTGCAGGACCACCTCAAGGCGGTGTTCGACAAGACGGGGGTGCGCAGCCGTCGCGATCTGGTGGCCGCCCTCTTCGCCCGCCACTTCGCCCCGGGCCCGGTCGGGCCCGCACCGCAGGGCCCGCACGGCCTGTCTACGCGCGTCGGCGGCCCGTCGCGGAGCGGCTGA
- a CDS encoding bifunctional glycosyltransferase/CDP-glycerol:glycerophosphate glycerophosphotransferase, producing MARFSIIVPAYKVQAYLQECLRSVLGQTYEDFELIAVDDGSPDACGAIIDEVAATDPRVVAVHLTENEGLGPARNAGMARATGDYLIFLDGDDTLTPGALQTVADRLKETDGPDVLVYDYARTYWSGEIVRNILAGLLDESGPAPFRLADRPELLRVLMVVWNKAYRREYVERQGLTFPPGYYEDTPWTFPVLMAADSIATLDRVCVHYRQRRQGNILSTTSRKHFDIFDQYDRVFAFIDSRPALDDWRPVLFRRMLDHFSKLVAVRGRLPRRSRPEFFRRARAHHRRHRTPGSAPLLRARLRHTLLRFGAHRTYRALWTAQRAQLGAARIGAALGRALRAGALHLHYRLQRCLPVRENRAVFAAYDGRGYACNPAAIEEKVRELAPHIATSWIGRPEYHHTVPTATRKLRPGTFAYWTALARDKYLVNNVNFDRRLVKRPRQVLLQTHHGTPLKSMGLDLQDHPAAARHTEFDRLLAGADQWDFSLSANRHSTLVWEKAYPAGHTALEYGYPRNDVFQHATSSDVARLRETLGIPEGHTAVLYAPTQRDYRRTPYVPLDLERLAQALGPRFVVLTRAHHTYEAPLPHTPHPRIIDVSGHHRVESLCLAADALITDYSSLMFDYVNLDRPVVIHIDDWEAYEAARGTYFDVRAFPPGAVARDEDDLIDIFTTDHWRGSRSAQLRAAFRARFCPYDDGRAAERVVRRVFLGETAGLPEPVPLEERTPAPSPLSLPHQRQGRRHLSDAGR from the coding sequence ATGGCCCGGTTCAGCATCATCGTCCCCGCGTACAAGGTCCAGGCGTATTTGCAGGAGTGTCTGCGATCGGTGCTCGGCCAGACGTACGAGGATTTCGAACTCATCGCCGTGGACGACGGATCACCCGACGCCTGCGGGGCGATCATCGACGAGGTCGCCGCCACCGACCCGCGCGTCGTCGCCGTGCACCTGACGGAGAACGAGGGCCTCGGCCCCGCCCGCAACGCCGGGATGGCCCGCGCCACCGGCGACTACCTGATCTTCCTCGACGGCGACGACACCCTCACCCCCGGCGCGCTCCAGACCGTCGCCGACCGGCTCAAGGAGACGGACGGCCCCGACGTCCTCGTCTACGACTACGCCCGCACCTACTGGTCCGGCGAGATCGTCCGGAACATCCTCGCCGGACTGCTCGACGAGTCCGGCCCCGCGCCCTTCCGGCTCGCCGACCGCCCGGAGCTGCTGCGGGTCCTGATGGTCGTCTGGAACAAGGCGTACCGCCGCGAGTACGTCGAGCGCCAGGGCCTCACCTTCCCGCCCGGCTACTACGAGGACACGCCCTGGACCTTCCCCGTCCTGATGGCCGCCGACTCGATCGCGACACTCGACCGGGTCTGTGTGCACTACCGGCAGCGGCGCCAGGGCAACATCCTCTCCACCACCAGCCGCAAGCACTTCGACATCTTCGACCAGTACGACCGGGTCTTCGCGTTCATCGACTCACGGCCCGCCCTGGACGACTGGCGCCCCGTGCTCTTCCGCCGGATGCTCGACCACTTCTCCAAACTCGTCGCCGTACGGGGGCGGCTGCCGCGCCGCAGCCGCCCCGAGTTCTTCCGCCGGGCCCGCGCCCACCACCGCCGCCACCGCACGCCGGGCTCCGCGCCGCTGCTGCGGGCCCGGCTGCGCCACACACTGCTGCGGTTCGGCGCCCACCGCACCTACCGCGCCCTGTGGACCGCGCAGCGCGCGCAGCTCGGCGCCGCCCGGATCGGCGCGGCACTGGGGCGGGCGCTGCGCGCCGGGGCCCTGCACCTGCACTACCGCCTCCAGCGGTGCCTGCCGGTGCGGGAGAACCGGGCGGTCTTCGCCGCGTACGACGGCCGGGGCTACGCCTGCAACCCGGCGGCCATCGAGGAGAAGGTGCGCGAACTGGCCCCGCACATCGCCACGTCGTGGATCGGCCGCCCCGAGTACCACCACACCGTGCCCACCGCGACCCGGAAGCTGCGCCCCGGGACCTTCGCGTACTGGACGGCGCTGGCCCGTGACAAGTACCTCGTCAACAACGTCAACTTCGACCGGCGGCTGGTCAAACGCCCCCGGCAGGTCCTGCTCCAGACCCATCACGGCACCCCGCTCAAGTCCATGGGCCTCGACCTCCAGGACCATCCGGCCGCCGCCCGCCACACCGAGTTCGACCGGCTCCTCGCGGGCGCCGACCAGTGGGACTTCTCCCTGTCCGCGAACCGGCACTCCACCCTGGTCTGGGAGAAGGCGTATCCGGCGGGCCACACGGCGCTCGAATACGGCTATCCGCGCAACGACGTCTTCCAGCACGCCACCTCGTCCGACGTGGCCCGGCTGCGCGAGACCCTGGGCATCCCCGAGGGGCACACGGCCGTGCTGTACGCGCCGACGCAGCGCGACTACCGGCGAACGCCCTACGTCCCGCTGGACCTGGAGCGGCTCGCCCAGGCGCTGGGGCCGCGCTTCGTGGTGCTGACCCGGGCCCATCACACGTACGAGGCGCCGCTGCCGCACACCCCGCACCCGAGGATCATCGACGTCTCGGGCCATCACCGGGTCGAGTCGCTGTGCCTGGCCGCCGACGCGCTCATCACGGACTACTCGTCGCTGATGTTCGACTACGTCAATCTGGACCGGCCCGTCGTCATCCACATCGACGACTGGGAGGCGTACGAGGCGGCCCGCGGCACGTACTTCGACGTACGGGCCTTCCCGCCGGGCGCGGTGGCGCGCGACGAGGACGACCTGATCGACATCTTCACCACCGACCACTGGCGCGGCTCGCGCTCGGCGCAGCTGCGGGCGGCGTTCCGGGCCCGGTTCTGCCCGTACGACGACGGGCGGGCCGCCGAGCGGGTGGTGCGCCGGGTGTTCCTCGGGGAGACGGCGGGGCTGCCGGAACCGGTGCCGCTGGAGGAGCGCACGCCGGCACCCTCACCGCTGTCGCTGCCGCACCAGCGGCAGGGGCGGCGGCATCTGTCGGACGCGGGGCGCTAG
- a CDS encoding bifunctional glycosyltransferase/CDP-glycerol:glycerophosphate glycerophosphotransferase, translated as MSGGDGTEAGAAEETEAVTRAATEAVADAAAGPGPGPRAGAPVEVSCVVTAGTDPGALRRSVESVVAQTMRAVEAVLVIGLTGVAPAEAGTPDAESAADDVRALADELAALDPARVRVVTSGAETPTTAVLRNHGLDRAHGRYVIVLGEGERLQRDACRNLWEAAERTGADVVAGRWTRRAGRRAKEQTPARLAESGLYARSRTVDDPADAPELVVGDALVTGFCVRATLLERAGLRYAEDLDDGGDLLFGARLALTADRIALVPNLIVGGRAADDPAGTLEGQLAAHVRIADLPSLRDRPSVREARDRAFLADRLVPLARQFPKLDAGTRARAAALVAALPAARTRPGLRLDLPPLERVCLQLLLAGDADGVLAAGYALTRPGTVASPLAEHDGRIYWHAALPDDPGKRAALDVTDLGHQYRTLTDTPLFNHLTHCGQEGDRFVLEGRLPAPLELLPPETPLTATLEFLARGSDGRRVFRTPVDEVWRESGTVRWRAGVDIGALLRVGGARDRVCDPHLALHTPGGTTTGPLFLERDRAESAGHYRARPRRGRLFGDSWQPYVTVKHHLALQLVARRRPGRLAAAAVHYLTHFRPARNAKRLLRAVRRRFDRLSARPVKTRVYNRLLIRLPVRKGSVVFESHMGTCYGDSPRAIHEELRAQGRRKVRSTWSYATSTDGFPADARLVRRLSWRYLWALARAQYWVDNQGFPLELRKPPGTTYLQTWHGSAYKRMGFAESRIKAQNAAERDRLSAALARFDHFLVRSEHDVATLARDYRQPAESLVRCGYPRNDRLVRARATDESRGRFPRPAPAAELGIGDHRTVVLYAPTFRGTPKKGRATRLPLDVRRFADRFGDDHVLLVRAHYLESAVLPVCPPGTVIDVSGHHDVSELLCLADVLITDYSSIMFDYALLDRPMVFHTPDLDAYAAERGSYFDLRAEAPGPVVGTEDELHKAIAGLKVSDTEHRAARARFAEKFGGFESGLAARTALDVLLAGRPRR; from the coding sequence ATGAGCGGCGGCGACGGGACCGAGGCGGGGGCCGCGGAGGAAACCGAGGCCGTGACCCGAGCGGCGACCGAAGCGGTGGCCGATGCGGCGGCCGGACCCGGACCCGGACCACGGGCCGGGGCCCCCGTCGAGGTCAGTTGCGTCGTCACCGCCGGCACCGACCCGGGGGCGCTGCGCCGGTCCGTCGAGTCCGTCGTCGCGCAGACCATGCGCGCCGTCGAGGCGGTCCTGGTGATCGGCCTGACCGGTGTGGCGCCCGCCGAGGCCGGGACGCCCGACGCCGAGTCGGCCGCCGACGACGTACGTGCCCTCGCCGACGAACTCGCCGCGCTGGACCCGGCGCGGGTCCGTGTCGTCACCTCGGGCGCCGAGACCCCCACCACCGCCGTGCTGCGCAACCACGGACTCGACCGGGCACACGGCCGGTACGTGATCGTCCTCGGCGAGGGCGAACGGCTCCAGCGGGACGCCTGCCGCAATCTCTGGGAGGCCGCCGAACGCACCGGCGCCGACGTCGTCGCGGGCCGGTGGACCCGGCGCGCGGGCCGCCGCGCCAAGGAGCAGACCCCGGCGCGGCTCGCGGAGAGCGGACTGTACGCGCGCTCCCGCACCGTCGACGATCCGGCCGACGCCCCCGAACTCGTCGTCGGGGACGCCCTGGTCACCGGATTCTGCGTACGCGCCACCCTCCTGGAACGCGCCGGGCTGCGCTACGCCGAGGACCTGGACGACGGCGGCGACCTCCTGTTCGGCGCCCGGCTGGCCCTCACCGCGGACCGGATCGCCCTCGTCCCCAACCTGATCGTCGGCGGCCGGGCGGCCGACGACCCGGCCGGCACCCTCGAAGGACAGCTCGCCGCGCACGTGCGGATCGCCGACCTGCCGTCGCTGCGGGACCGGCCCTCCGTCCGTGAGGCGCGCGACCGGGCCTTCCTCGCCGACCGGCTCGTGCCGCTCGCCCGGCAGTTCCCGAAACTGGACGCCGGGACGCGCGCCCGCGCCGCCGCCCTGGTGGCCGCGCTGCCCGCCGCCCGGACCCGCCCCGGGCTGAGGCTCGACCTGCCGCCCCTGGAACGGGTCTGCCTCCAACTCCTCCTCGCCGGGGACGCCGACGGTGTCCTGGCCGCCGGGTACGCGCTCACCCGGCCCGGCACCGTCGCTTCCCCGCTCGCCGAACACGACGGCCGGATCTACTGGCACGCCGCCCTCCCCGACGACCCCGGGAAGCGGGCGGCGCTCGACGTCACCGACCTCGGCCACCAGTACCGGACGCTCACCGACACCCCGCTGTTCAACCACCTCACCCACTGCGGCCAGGAGGGCGACCGGTTCGTCCTCGAAGGACGGCTCCCCGCCCCGCTCGAACTGCTCCCGCCCGAAACCCCGTTGACGGCGACCCTGGAGTTCCTGGCGCGCGGCAGCGACGGGCGGCGCGTCTTCCGTACCCCGGTGGACGAGGTGTGGCGCGAGTCCGGCACCGTACGCTGGCGCGCCGGCGTCGACATCGGCGCGCTGCTGCGCGTCGGCGGCGCGCGGGACCGGGTCTGCGACCCGCACCTCGCCCTCCACACACCCGGGGGCACCACCACCGGCCCGCTGTTCCTGGAGCGCGACCGGGCCGAGTCGGCGGGCCACTACCGGGCGCGCCCGCGCCGGGGCCGGCTCTTCGGCGACAGCTGGCAGCCGTACGTCACCGTCAAGCACCATCTGGCGCTGCAACTGGTGGCCCGCCGGCGCCCCGGACGGCTCGCCGCGGCGGCCGTCCACTACCTCACCCATTTCCGTCCGGCCCGCAACGCGAAGCGGCTGCTGCGGGCGGTGCGCCGGCGCTTCGACCGGCTCTCCGCGCGCCCCGTCAAGACGCGCGTCTACAACCGGCTGCTGATCCGGCTGCCCGTCCGCAAGGGCTCGGTCGTCTTCGAGAGCCACATGGGCACCTGCTACGGCGACAGCCCGCGCGCCATCCACGAGGAACTGCGCGCGCAGGGCCGCCGGAAGGTGCGCTCCACCTGGTCGTACGCGACGTCCACCGACGGCTTCCCGGCGGACGCGCGGCTGGTCCGGCGGCTGTCCTGGCGCTATCTGTGGGCGCTGGCCCGCGCCCAGTACTGGGTCGACAACCAGGGCTTCCCGCTCGAACTGCGGAAACCGCCCGGCACCACCTACCTCCAGACCTGGCACGGCTCCGCGTACAAGCGCATGGGCTTCGCCGAGAGCCGGATCAAGGCGCAGAACGCCGCCGAGCGCGACAGGCTCAGCGCCGCGCTCGCGCGGTTCGACCACTTCCTCGTACGGTCCGAGCACGATGTCGCGACCCTGGCACGCGACTACCGGCAGCCCGCCGAGTCCCTGGTGCGCTGCGGCTATCCGCGCAACGACCGGCTGGTACGGGCCCGCGCCACCGACGAGAGCCGGGGGCGCTTCCCGCGCCCGGCGCCCGCCGCCGAGCTGGGGATCGGCGACCACCGCACGGTGGTGCTGTACGCGCCGACGTTCCGGGGCACGCCGAAGAAGGGCCGGGCGACCCGGCTGCCGCTGGACGTACGGCGGTTCGCGGACCGGTTCGGCGACGACCACGTGCTGCTCGTACGGGCGCACTATCTGGAGTCCGCCGTCCTCCCGGTCTGCCCGCCCGGCACCGTGATCGACGTCTCCGGCCACCACGACGTGAGTGAACTGCTCTGCCTCGCCGACGTGTTGATCACCGACTACTCCTCGATCATGTTCGACTACGCCCTGCTGGACCGGCCGATGGTCTTCCACACACCGGACCTGGACGCGTACGCGGCGGAGCGCGGCAGCTACTTCGACCTGCGGGCCGAGGCCCCCGGCCCCGTCGTCGGCACCGAGGACGAACTGCACAAGGCGATCGCCGGGTTGAAGGTGTCCGACACCGAACACCGGGCGGCGCGGGCCCGGTTCGCCGAGAAGTTCGGCGGCTTCGAGAGCGGTCTGGCCGCGCGGACCGCCCTGGACGTACTGCTCGCAGGAAGGCCCCGCCGATGA
- a CDS encoding carbohydrate ABC transporter permease → MKTKETGGAGTAVPAPPPPAGGKRKSVTGTRKGLAMAFLLPSLILLGALVVYPIGFSVYRSFFDQSGDAFAGFDNYVEIFADDTIRTAIKNNLIWVVVAPTVATALGLIFAVLTERVRWGTAFKLIVFMPMAISMLASGIIFRLVYEQAPERGIANAVAVGVHDTFAESAGYPKARPLPVHPLKAGDAKGSFVTKEPVSAGSPALIPLIGVPAGKMPSDARPAKTAEGGGDGISGTAWLDFTKGGGGKPNVVDPKELGLGGLKIEAVKDGKVVASTTAASDGTFTLPASADGAVLQLPESNFREPYNGVDWLGPSLVTPAIIGSYLWMWAGFAMVLIGAGLASMPRELLEAARVDGANEWNVFRRITVPLLAPVLAVVMVTLMINVLKIFDLVLIIAPGSSQDDANVLALQLYRSSFGTDADVGVGSAIAVFLLLLVIPVMLFNIRRMQKENRR, encoded by the coding sequence GTGAAGACCAAGGAAACGGGGGGTGCCGGCACTGCGGTGCCGGCGCCCCCGCCCCCCGCCGGGGGGAAGCGCAAGAGCGTGACAGGCACACGTAAAGGTCTGGCGATGGCGTTCCTGCTGCCGTCGCTGATCCTGCTGGGCGCGCTCGTGGTCTACCCGATCGGGTTCTCCGTCTACCGGTCGTTCTTCGACCAGTCCGGCGACGCGTTCGCCGGATTCGACAACTATGTGGAGATATTCGCCGACGACACCATCCGGACCGCGATCAAGAACAACTTGATCTGGGTGGTCGTGGCCCCCACGGTGGCCACCGCCCTCGGTCTGATCTTCGCCGTACTCACCGAACGGGTGCGCTGGGGAACGGCGTTCAAGCTGATCGTCTTCATGCCGATGGCGATCTCGATGCTCGCCTCGGGCATCATCTTCCGGCTGGTGTACGAGCAGGCCCCGGAGCGCGGCATCGCCAACGCCGTCGCCGTGGGCGTGCACGACACCTTCGCCGAGTCCGCCGGATACCCCAAGGCCCGCCCGCTGCCGGTGCACCCGCTGAAGGCGGGCGACGCCAAGGGCTCGTTCGTCACCAAGGAGCCCGTCTCGGCGGGCAGCCCGGCGCTGATCCCGCTGATCGGCGTACCGGCCGGGAAGATGCCGTCCGACGCCCGGCCCGCGAAGACGGCCGAGGGCGGCGGCGACGGCATATCCGGCACCGCCTGGCTGGACTTCACCAAGGGCGGCGGCGGCAAGCCCAATGTCGTCGACCCGAAGGAACTCGGCCTGGGCGGCCTGAAGATCGAGGCGGTCAAGGACGGCAAGGTCGTCGCGTCCACCACGGCCGCCTCCGACGGTACGTTCACCCTGCCGGCCTCGGCCGACGGTGCCGTACTCCAGCTGCCCGAGAGCAACTTCAGGGAGCCGTACAACGGCGTGGACTGGCTCGGCCCGTCCCTCGTCACCCCCGCGATCATCGGCAGCTATCTGTGGATGTGGGCCGGGTTCGCGATGGTGCTGATCGGCGCCGGTCTGGCGAGCATGCCGCGGGAACTCCTGGAGGCCGCGCGGGTCGACGGCGCCAACGAGTGGAACGTGTTCCGCAGGATCACCGTCCCGCTGCTCGCCCCGGTGCTGGCCGTCGTCATGGTCACCCTGATGATCAATGTGCTGAAGATCTTCGACCTGGTGCTGATCATCGCGCCGGGCTCCTCCCAGGACGACGCGAACGTGCTGGCCCTCCAGCTCTACCGCTCGTCGTTCGGCACGGACGCCGACGTCGGCGTGGGCAGCGCGATCGCCGTATTCCTCCTGCTGCTCGTGATCCCGGTGATGCTCTTCAACATTCGCCGGATGCAGAAGGAGAACCGCCGATGA